CAGTTCCTCTTTATCTATCAAATGCAAGAGGGTATCCTCTTCACTCAACGATTTCACAAATTTTCTTGAACTGGAATCTCTATCACCGCTGGGTACTTCCTGTTTGTTTTCATAGTAACTGAAATTAAAGTGCGTATACCCCCAATTTTTATTGAAACCGGCATACAAGTTCAAATCTGACTCGTCGAATTTGGTACCGTATACTTTACCGTCTACTTTATTTGTATAATTTCCTGCTTTTTTCTTTGAAATTCTTCCGCCATAAATCAAAGCGCCTTCACTGCCGGCAAAAGAAAAAGAACCGGTATATTGTTTGTTATTGGAATGGTACGCGCTAAGTAAGGATCCTTTAGTGCTACCTTCCGGTTGTGGATTGGCAGGAAGTAAATTAATTACACCGGCCAGGGCATCACTGCCATAAATTAAACTAGCCGGACCTTTAACAACTTCTATTCTGTCAATTAAAAACTGGTCAATCTCAACGCCATGCTCTTCGCCCCACTGTTGGCCTTCTTGCCTCACACCATCAAATAAAGTGAGCACACGATTCATTCCTAAACCCCGAATAAATGGTTTGGATATGTTTGGTCCGGAATTTACAGAACTTAAACCGGGCACCTTATTTAAAGCTTCAATAATATTGTTATACGAATTTTGCTGAAGCACGCGACTACTGATGTTTACCATGGGTACCGGGCTTGTTTTACTTTCTGTGGCGTGATTATGTCCGGTAACTACAATTTCTTCTTCTTCCAAAACGGATTCTTCCATATCAATATTAAGAACTGTATTAGTATCAAGTGCTATAGATTTAACAATGGTTTTGAATCCAATCATTTTAAATTGTACCAAGGTTTTTATTTTAGGAAGTTTTTCGAATTTGTAGTGCCCCTGAGATGAACTGGTTATACCCATTTTTAAATCAGGGAAGTAGACTACTACTCCCGGAATAGCTTCGTTATTTTGTTTGTTTTTTATTGTTCCGCTTAAGTTTACCTGACTATACAATAGGCTCACCGGTAAGAACAATAAAAAGATTAAATATCTTTTCATTGATGATAATTTTAAATAATTTGTTTTTTCACAGTGTGAAACCGCGAATTAATTTAATCCTGAAAAATTAAATGTTGTAGGGAGGTCCTCTTACAAGAAAAGAATTGGAATTATCATCAAAGGAAATACTTTGATAGTTTTTTAAAGGGGAAGTAAATAAATCAAAGTCGGCTTTTTCAATAAAAATTAAATGGGTAGACTCAAATGCCGTTGTTTGATAAGTAAGAAAGGCACAATGTGTATGTTTAGATTCAATGGATTTTTCATTCTGGTGATCATGTTCAATGCAAGTTGCATGTTCGGTGTCATTATGGTTTGCAAATAAATCGTGAAGTGTATGCGTAGGCAACATCCCCCATAGGAAAATAAGTGTTAAAAAGAGGGATAAATATTTTTGTAAAATCTTCAGGGAACAAAAATAATCAATAATTATCAAAGGCAAAACTGATTATTTCTTAATTAAGGATTCAATTTGCGTAATATTCAAGTGAAAAAGTTCATTTAAAGTTTGTATATCAATATCTTGTTCAGGGTTTAAGTAATATACCTTTACCATCTTTCTGCCTTCCTTTTTTAGTTTAGGATGCTTTAATAATTTTCCATGTATAAAACCTAAATAAACTATATTATTTTTGTTTACCGACAGATAACAACAATTTTTGTTTTTGAAAGTAAAGAAAGGAATTCCATATTTTAAGGTTTCACCAAAATTCGGATGAAAGGATAAAATGTAATTCCGGATAAATAACAAGCAGCCTTGAATAGGTTCTGGATGTGATAGGATATAATGGTCAATAGATAAACTCATTTCACAAAAAAAGGCAAAACTAATTTTGCCTTTTCAATTAAAGTATAATAATTAGTTAAAAGAAATCAAAAAAGAAGATTACCGCGGCTTCGCGCTTATTAACACCTTTAGCAGAACCAATTACACTGCCGTTTTTTCGGATATCCCCATTATCTTCCACTTTGCCCTTCACACTACCGCTAATTCTAACATCGCCATTAGATTCAACTTTACCAATTACTGAACCGTTTTTACGAATATCGCCGTTGGATTCGATTTTTCCTTTTACGCTACCACTCACACGAATGTCGCCATTGGACTCAAATTTTCCTTTTACGCTTCCGTTAATGCGAACATCACCATTGGATTCGATTCTGCCAAAACTTGAACCGCCTTTTCTTAAATCCTGAGCCGATAGTTGCAAGGTAAGGAAGCTTATTCCTGCAAGCATTAATAATTTTTTGAATTTCATAAATTTAATTTTTAGTTTATGAATGTAATTTCAACTTTTAAATTGGAATACGCAAATATATCCCTTCAACTTATATTATTTTATCGGAATCCAAATTTCTTCTTCCGAGGAGTCAGCGTTTTTGTTAAATTTTTCTCCCAATATTTCAAAATGCGGTCGCTTATCAATTTTTAAACTGGCATTTGGAAGAACTTCGTTAAATACTTTCATGAAGAAGGCCGGTGCTTTTTGTGGATTTCCTTTATATTGAAATACGGCATATTCACCTTGCGGAATGATTAACTCTTCCATGTTTTTTGGTAAATGAGCGTTTAAGTTTACTTGTTTACAGGCCCATTTTTCAAATTCAAGATTTGGATTAAATGCAGAAAAATAAAATTCAGGATAGTTTTGAATGGAGAATAATTCATCTCCTATGCTATCGTCAATTGTTTTATGAAGAGGAATAAATTCAGACCAAAGTTTTTCAGTAGTATTGTTTATCAAATTCATTTTTTTTCTGCGTCCGAAAAACCGACTAGACGGAAAAAATTTGCGTTCAAATTCCATTAATTATTTTTTGCGTGAAAGTAGAATGAGGTGTGTGGAATTTTCTTTTCCCGGAACCTCATAATTTACATACAAAGTTTTAATTAATTCAAAATTGTTTTCTTTCAATAGCTGGGTTAAAAATTCTTCTGAATAATAATGCATATGCATTTTATAATGTCCGTCACTGCTGGTTTCGAATTTAGAATTTTCATAATTCCCCTCAATTGCACTTAAATAAAGTATTCCTTTCTCTTTAAGAATACGATTTGCATTTTGAATAAGTAATTTGGCATCTTCTTTTGCTAAATAGGGCAACACAAAACCACACATCAGTCCGTCATACGTATTCGTTTGTTTATTCAAATCTCGGCAATCCATGGTAATGAATTCAACTTCCGGATTATTTTGTTTCGCCAATTGAACCATAGAAGGAGAAACATCGCTGGAAGTAATTTTTAAATCAGGTTGTTTTGATTTTAAATATTTTGTGATATTTCCGGGTCCGCAGGCAATTTCAAAAATTTCGGCGTTTTCTTTGGGTAAATGACTTAGGAAAAGATTATAACTTTCATTATACAATTCCATATTCATAAATTTTTCCTGATAGGCTTTTGCCAGCTTATCCCAGGTTAAAATTGTATCTAAATAATGATCCATTATTAATTTGTTTGCTTATTGTTTTTAATAAATAGTTTGCCTGCAATAAAAGCCATTGGAATATAAGCTAAGGCTAGATCGGTAATATTAAACCAAGTAGGTGAAGGGAGCATAAAAACGTTTATAGTTCCTCCTAATAAATACCAGCATCCTATGGAAATGGCAAATTTCATTTTATGTGTTGCAGCAATCAAAGCAGCAATAGCGGCTCCGGCAAAGGATCCTAAGGCATGCGCTAAAAACGGCATTAAAAAATGTTTAGGCTCAAATAAATGCATGGAGGCCACTAAGCCTTCCATGGTGGTTACATCAGCGCCATGTGGAGGAGGAATAATTTTACCGCTGATCATAATAATTCCCATATTTAAAGAGCCCCCGGCTAAAACGCCAATGATTACTGCTATAATGTTTCTTACTATTGGATTCATGATGAAAACTTCCGTTGGATAAATGTAAACTTTTCGATGATAAATCAAAAGTGGAGTTATGCATTACTCATGTGATTTTTTAAACAATAATATCAGTATTGAATAGATACAATTTAGGTAATTTGCTGAAGGAGAAACGGAATTTTATTTTTTTGCCCGACAATAAACATCTGATTTTTCAACCGGATATTTATTTTCCAAATCAATGTCATTAAAGCCCTTTTTATTACCCCACATAAATAATTTTTCAAAAAAGGGAAGTAACTTATTATTTTTTATTTGATTCAGGAAATATACTTCGTGTTCTTTTTCTTTAATTCCCATTTCATAAAGTATAATATCGTGTTTGGTAATTCCAAGTTCATTAAACCAAATTTTCATTCTGAAATATTCACAAACATTTCCGCTTTCCAGTCTTCCTGCAAAATAATAGGGCATAAACCATCCGATTACATAACAACTTGCCGAAATAATTTTTCCAATGATGTGAAAGCGGATTTCAAACCATTTTGAAACGGGGATAT
This window of the Sphingobacteriaceae bacterium genome carries:
- a CDS encoding DUF1801 domain-containing protein — protein: MSLSIDHYILSHPEPIQGCLLFIRNYILSFHPNFGETLKYGIPFFTFKNKNCCYLSVNKNNIVYLGFIHGKLLKHPKLKKEGRKMVKVYYLNPEQDIDIQTLNELFHLNITQIESLIKK
- a CDS encoding polymer-forming cytoskeletal protein, encoding MKFKKLLMLAGISFLTLQLSAQDLRKGGSSFGRIESNGDVRINGSVKGKFESNGDIRVSGSVKGKIESNGDIRKNGSVIGKVESNGDVRISGSVKGKVEDNGDIRKNGSVIGSAKGVNKREAAVIFFFDFF
- a CDS encoding GyrI-like domain-containing protein, translating into MEFERKFFPSSRFFGRRKKMNLINNTTEKLWSEFIPLHKTIDDSIGDELFSIQNYPEFYFSAFNPNLEFEKWACKQVNLNAHLPKNMEELIIPQGEYAVFQYKGNPQKAPAFFMKVFNEVLPNASLKIDKRPHFEILGEKFNKNADSSEEEIWIPIK
- a CDS encoding class I SAM-dependent methyltransferase; this translates as MDHYLDTILTWDKLAKAYQEKFMNMELYNESYNLFLSHLPKENAEIFEIACGPGNITKYLKSKQPDLKITSSDVSPSMVQLAKQNNPEVEFITMDCRDLNKQTNTYDGLMCGFVLPYLAKEDAKLLIQNANRILKEKGILYLSAIEGNYENSKFETSSDGHYKMHMHYYSEEFLTQLLKENNFELIKTLYVNYEVPGKENSTHLILLSRKK